A segment of the Sporichthya brevicatena genome:
CAGCACGTGCGTCTGCACCACGCGGTGGGCTCGGGCGAGCCCGCGGAGCTGAACGCCTGGGTCGCGCGCACGATGGCCACGCAGCTCGACCGGAACCGCCCGCTGTGGGAGGTCCACCTCCTCGACGGCCTCGCCGACGGACGCGCGGGGCTCCTGTTCAAGGTGCACCACGCGTTCCTCGACGGACTCGGCACCGGCGGGCTGGCGTACGCCCTCTCCGACAACGGGTCTCCCGACCACGTCCCGGCCCCGGCGCCCGGCCCGGGCGCCACTCCGCGGCCCGGCCTGGACCCGCGGCGCCTGCTCGGCCCGCTGGCCGGGCTCGCCGACCCGCCCGCTCTGGCGCGGACCGCGGCCCGGGCGCTGTCGACCGCGACCGGCGTGATCACCCACATGACCACCGCCGGCCCGGGGTTCCCGTTCGACACCGTCGTCTCGTCGGCGCGCGCGTTCACGACCACGACCGTCACACTCGAGGATCTGCGGGGCCTGCGCGGCGTCGCGCGGGGGAGCGTCAACGACATCGCGATCGGCGTCGTCGCCGGCGCGCTCCGGACCTGGCTGCAGAACCACCACTACCGCCCCGACGACCTGCGCCTGCGCGCCCTCGTGCCGGTCGCCCGTGAGCGCGAGCCCGGCAGCGGCTCGGGCAACTCGTTCTCGGCGTTCCTGCTCGATCTCCCCGTCCACGTCGCCGACCCGGTCGAGCGCATCCGCGCCGTCTCCGAGGAGATGGGCCGGCACCGCGCGGTGGGACCCGAGGGGGGCGCGGGCGCGCTGGCCGGTCTGACGAACCTGCTCCCGCCGGCCGTCGTCCGGCTCGGGGGGCCCACGGTCGCCCAGACCGCGTCGAAGCTGTTCGACATGCTGCTCACGACCGTCCCGGTCCCGCGCCCGCTGCGCCTCGGCGGCGCCCCGATAATCGAGGTCTACCCGCTCGCCCCGCTCGGCCCCAACCAGCCGCTCGCGATCGGGTGCTCCAGCTACGCCGGCCGGATGCACGTCGGCTTCAGCGTCGACCCGGTCGTCGTCCCGAACCCGGAGCAGCTCGCCGCCGCCGTCCCCGCCGAGCTCGCCGTCCTGCGCACCGTCGCCGGACTCCGCGCCCCCGCGGTGAAGGTTCCCGCCCCGCGCTGACGCCCCCCTCGATGTGAAGAAAGGGTGACACCCCTTACTGCGCAGTAACAAGAAGGGGTGACACCCTTTCTGGCGCCAGAAAGGGTGTCACCCCCAGTGGTATCGCTGGGGCTGGTGCGGCTACTCCGCGGCGCGGACCTTCTCCGCGATGTGGCTCGGCATCGGTTCGTGGCGGACGTACTTGCGGCTGAACGTGCCGGTGCCGTGGGAGAGGGAGCGGAGGTCGATCGCGTAGCGGCAGATCTCGATCTGCGGCACCTCGGCCAGGATCTTCGTCCGCCCACTCGACCCGACGGGTTCGGAGCCGAGCACGCGGCCCCGACGGGTCGAGAAGTCGCCCATGATCGCGCCGACGTAGTCGTCGGCGACGAGAACGGCCACCTCGTCCACCGGCTCCAGCAGGGTCACCTGCGCCTTCTCCGCCGCGTCCTTGAGTGCGAGCGCGCCCGCGGTCTGGAACGCCATGTCGGAGGAGTCGACGCTGTGGGCCTTCCCGTCGTGGAGCGTCACGCGGATGTCCTGCACCGGGTAGCCGGCGATGACGCCGCGCTCCATCTGGGTGCGTACGCCCTTCTCCACCGACGGGATGAACTGCCGCGGGACCGCGCCGCCGACGACCTTGTCGACGAACTCGAACCCGGAGCCCGAGGGCAGGGGCTCGACGGTGATGTCGCAGACCGCGTACTGGCCGTGCCCGCCGGACTGCTTGACGTGCCGGCCGTGGCCCTCGCCCTTGGACGCGAACGTCTCCCGCAGCGACACCTTCAACGGGACGCTGTCGACGGCCACGCCGTACCGGTTCGTCAGACGGTCCATCAGAACGTCGAGGTGCGCCTCACCCATGCACCACAGGACGAGCTGGTGGGTGTCGGTGTTGTGCTCCAGCCGCAGGGTCGGGTCCTCGGCCAGGAGCCGGTTCAGGCCCTGGGAGAGCTTGTCCTCGTCGGCCTTCGACTTCGCGACGACCGCGACGGGCAGCAGCGGCTCCGGCATGGTCCAGGGCTGCATGAGCAGCGGCTGTTCCTTGCTGGAGAGGGTGTCGCCGGTCTCCGCCTTCGTCAGCTTCGCCACCGCGACCACGTCGCCCGCGACGGCGGACTGGATCGCGCGCTGGGTCTTGCCCAAGGGGCACGTGAGGGCGCCGATCTTCTCGTCGATGTCGTGGTCGTCGTGGCCGCGGTCCGCCAGGAAGTGCCCCGACACGTGGACGGTCTGGTCGGCGTGGATCGTGCCGGAGAAGATGCGCACCAGCGAGATCTTGCCGACGTACGGGTCCGACGTGGTCTTCACGACCTCCGCGACGAGCGGCCCGTTCGGGTCGCACGTCAGCGCCGGGCCGGGCTGCCCGTCGATGGTGGTCACCGTGGGCACCGGGTGCTCCAGCGGTGACGGGAAGGCCTGGGTCATGACCTCGAGCAGCTCGGTCACCCCGACGCCGTTCATCGGGTTGACCGGCAGCACCGGGTAGAAGGAACCGCGCGCGACCGCGGTCTCGAGGTCGTCGATGAACACCTTGAGGTCGATGTCCTCACCGCCGAGGTAACGGTCCATCAGGGTCTCGTCCTCGCTCTCGGCGATGATCCCCTCGATGAACGTGTTCCGGGCGTCCTCGATCTCCATCCGCAGTTCCTCGGAGGCCTTCGACTCGCTCCGCGTCCCCGACGAGTAGTCGTACACGCACTGCGAGAGCAGGCCGACCAGACCGGTCTGGACGCCGTCGGCGCCGAGCTGCGGCAGGTACGCCGGCAGGACGTTGTCGCCGAACGCGTCCTGGCACATGGCGATGACGCCGTCGAAGTTCGTGCGCCCGTTGTCGAGCTTGGTGACGACCACCGCCCGGGGCATGCCCACGGCGGCGCACTCGTCCCACAGCATCTTGGTCGTGCCGTCGATGTCCTCGGCCGCGGAGATGATGAACAGCGCGGCGTCGGCGGCGCGGAGACCCGCACGCAGGTCGCCGACGTAGTCGGCGTACCCGGGGGTGTCGAGCAGGTTGATCTTGATGGGCCCGTCGGGCTCGTTCACCACGAGCGGTTCGAGCGAGAGGTTGACCGACCGCTGCTGCCGGATCTCGGCCTCGTCGAAGTCGCTGACGGTGGTGCCGTCCTCGACCCGGCCGAGCCGGGTCAGATTGCCTGTCGCGAGTAGCAGGGACTCCACGAGCGTCGTCTTGCCGGCTCCCGTGTGGCCGACCAGCACCACGTTGCGGATGCGTCCGGGCTGGTCGGCCTCCGGTGCCCTGCCGGCGTTCGGAGTGTTGGACTTGTCGGCCATGCGCCACCTCCTCGTGACCCAGGGGGCGCGCAGTCCTCTCGCAAAGTCGCTCTCGGGGCAGTTTCCGGTCCGGATCACGCGCCCGTGCGTCCTGGCAGCTTCCTCCGAGTTCGGGGACGGGACAAGGGGGGTCCGGGGGGATTTCCGGGCGGCCCGCGTGGCCCGCGGGGCGGTCCGGGGGCCGCTGACTACCATTGCCCCCGGCAGCGGAGGACCGGGAGAACGATGCTCAACAAGTACGCGCGAGCGTTGTTCGGCCGCATTTTCACGCCGATCGCGCGCGCTCTGGTGCGCCTCGGCATCAGCCCGGACGTGGTGACGATCGTCGGCACGCTCGGTGTGATGGCCGGTGCCCTGCTCCTGTTCCCCCGGGGTGAGTTCTTCTGGGGGACGATGGTGATCACGGCCTTCGTCTTCTCCGACATTATCGACGGCCTGATGGCCCGCATGACCGAGCGGTCGTCCACCTGGGGCGCGTACCTGGACTCCACGCTCGACCGGTTCGGCGACGCCGCGGTCTTCGGTGGCCTGGCGATGTGGTTCGCCGGCGGCGGGGACAACGACCTGCTCTGCGCGCTGTGCCTGTACAACCTGGCCGCCGGATCCGTCGTCTCCTACGCCAAGGCCCGGGCCGAGGGCCTCGGGATGACCGCGAACGTCGGCATCGCCGAGCGGTCCGACCGGCTCGTGCTGATCCTCGTCGCGAGCGGCTTCCAGGGCGTCGGTGTGCCGGGCGTCCAGCGGGCGGCGCTGATCATCCTCGCCGTCGCCAGCACGATCACCCTGTTCCAGCGCATGCTGATGGTCCGCAAGCAGGCTCTGGCCGCGGCGGCGAACACCGCGGCCCCGGTGGCGACCGACCCGGGCCCCGCGTGACCGG
Coding sequences within it:
- a CDS encoding wax ester/triacylglycerol synthase family O-acyltransferase translates to MAAWTLSPLDISFLSLESPATPMTIGAVAVLDAADVDSATLLALLRERAAVIPRLRRRLRSELFPVVGASWVEDPDFRVEQHVRLHHAVGSGEPAELNAWVARTMATQLDRNRPLWEVHLLDGLADGRAGLLFKVHHAFLDGLGTGGLAYALSDNGSPDHVPAPAPGPGATPRPGLDPRRLLGPLAGLADPPALARTAARALSTATGVITHMTTAGPGFPFDTVVSSARAFTTTTVTLEDLRGLRGVARGSVNDIAIGVVAGALRTWLQNHHYRPDDLRLRALVPVAREREPGSGSGNSFSAFLLDLPVHVADPVERIRAVSEEMGRHRAVGPEGGAGALAGLTNLLPPAVVRLGGPTVAQTASKLFDMLLTTVPVPRPLRLGGAPIIEVYPLAPLGPNQPLAIGCSSYAGRMHVGFSVDPVVVPNPEQLAAAVPAELAVLRTVAGLRAPAVKVPAPR
- a CDS encoding elongation factor G-like protein EF-G2; this translates as MADKSNTPNAGRAPEADQPGRIRNVVLVGHTGAGKTTLVESLLLATGNLTRLGRVEDGTTVSDFDEAEIRQQRSVNLSLEPLVVNEPDGPIKINLLDTPGYADYVGDLRAGLRAADAALFIISAAEDIDGTTKMLWDECAAVGMPRAVVVTKLDNGRTNFDGVIAMCQDAFGDNVLPAYLPQLGADGVQTGLVGLLSQCVYDYSSGTRSESKASEELRMEIEDARNTFIEGIIAESEDETLMDRYLGGEDIDLKVFIDDLETAVARGSFYPVLPVNPMNGVGVTELLEVMTQAFPSPLEHPVPTVTTIDGQPGPALTCDPNGPLVAEVVKTTSDPYVGKISLVRIFSGTIHADQTVHVSGHFLADRGHDDHDIDEKIGALTCPLGKTQRAIQSAVAGDVVAVAKLTKAETGDTLSSKEQPLLMQPWTMPEPLLPVAVVAKSKADEDKLSQGLNRLLAEDPTLRLEHNTDTHQLVLWCMGEAHLDVLMDRLTNRYGVAVDSVPLKVSLRETFASKGEGHGRHVKQSGGHGQYAVCDITVEPLPSGSGFEFVDKVVGGAVPRQFIPSVEKGVRTQMERGVIAGYPVQDIRVTLHDGKAHSVDSSDMAFQTAGALALKDAAEKAQVTLLEPVDEVAVLVADDYVGAIMGDFSTRRGRVLGSEPVGSSGRTKILAEVPQIEICRYAIDLRSLSHGTGTFSRKYVRHEPMPSHIAEKVRAAE
- the pgsA gene encoding phosphatidylinositol phosphate synthase; its protein translation is MLNKYARALFGRIFTPIARALVRLGISPDVVTIVGTLGVMAGALLLFPRGEFFWGTMVITAFVFSDIIDGLMARMTERSSTWGAYLDSTLDRFGDAAVFGGLAMWFAGGGDNDLLCALCLYNLAAGSVVSYAKARAEGLGMTANVGIAERSDRLVLILVASGFQGVGVPGVQRAALIILAVASTITLFQRMLMVRKQALAAAANTAAPVATDPGPA